The following proteins are encoded in a genomic region of Syntrophorhabdales bacterium:
- the selD gene encoding selenide, water dikinase SelD: MGPADLADILCGVKIPADNNVIVGIEGFEDAGVYKLTDDIAIVQTVDFFTPVVDDPYSFGQIAAANALSDIYAMGAIPKTALNLVCFSPKQHGIDVLKEIIRGGIDKIAEAGVSLLGGHSVDDPEIKYGLSVTGIVHPDRIMRNEGALPEDLLIVTKPLGTGILNTGLKGDALNPASIKRVTEVMAGLNAKAAEAMRAVRTHAATDVTGFGLAGHLSEMIKEQIGVELFLQKLPYFDEAKGLAKAGFMPGGLYRNRDFYGTCVVGEPQGFFYDLIFDPQTSGGLLMAIHPDDLSLFEKSAAALGVSHWVIGRFISEPKGKIILK, encoded by the coding sequence ATAGGTCCGGCGGACCTAGCTGATATTCTGTGCGGGGTAAAGATCCCCGCTGACAACAATGTAATCGTGGGCATCGAAGGCTTTGAAGACGCGGGCGTCTATAAGCTTACGGACGACATTGCGATAGTGCAGACGGTTGATTTTTTCACGCCTGTTGTTGATGATCCCTATTCCTTCGGCCAGATAGCAGCTGCAAACGCTTTGAGCGACATATATGCCATGGGCGCGATCCCCAAGACTGCCCTGAACCTGGTCTGTTTTTCTCCCAAGCAGCACGGCATAGACGTATTGAAAGAGATCATACGAGGCGGCATTGATAAAATCGCAGAAGCAGGCGTGAGCCTTCTCGGAGGCCATAGTGTCGATGATCCGGAGATAAAATACGGCCTCTCGGTCACGGGGATTGTGCATCCGGATAGAATCATGAGGAACGAAGGGGCTCTACCCGAGGACCTTCTGATTGTCACGAAGCCTCTGGGTACAGGCATTCTCAATACAGGGCTGAAGGGGGATGCACTCAACCCGGCTTCGATAAAGCGCGTCACCGAAGTCATGGCGGGCCTCAACGCGAAGGCCGCGGAGGCCATGCGGGCAGTGCGGACCCACGCGGCAACTGATGTGACGGGCTTCGGACTGGCGGGTCATCTGTCTGAGATGATCAAGGAACAGATCGGCGTGGAGCTGTTTCTTCAGAAGCTTCCCTATTTTGACGAGGCGAAAGGATTGGCAAAGGCCGGCTTCATGCCGGGCGGCCTCTACAGAAACCGTGACTTTTACGGCACATGCGTGGTGGGTGAGCCGCAGGGGTTCTTCTACGATCTGATTTTCGATCCGCAGACGTCAGGAGGGCTCCTGATGGCGATACATCCTGACGATCTTTCGCTGTTCGAGAAGAGCGCAGCAGCCCTTGGCGTCTCCCACTGGGTGATCGGCCGTTTCATATCGGAACCGAAAGGCAAGATCATCCTGAAGTAA